A single region of the Pectinophora gossypiella chromosome 2, ilPecGoss1.1, whole genome shotgun sequence genome encodes:
- the LOC126377009 gene encoding sodium/hydrogen exchanger 7 isoform X1: protein MKIFIGLSFVLYYLAVCRASGTDIALDAKATLLHRIDSLNLLIYTCLLTLTVLTIWVFKHRRVSWLNETGLAVIYGLIVGAIIRYAGSTNQVTYIDAHPDPDTKYNLSVPPDVLRFHFPDKIQISSGEIPVPNKTYAYSFRGEIHNLEQNEIDLKATFDPEIFFNIILPPIIFHAGYCLKRKYFFRNLGAILTFAMVGTALSALVIGAIMYGCVQLMPKSLAASFTFLDTLYFGALISPTDPLTILAIFSQLKVDVNLYAMIFGESVLNDAVALVLSGAIQNYEKRYSNDGGFEITAFLGAIGDFIGIFSLSLLVGALMGCFTALISKFTHVREWPLLESALFVLMSYAAFLIAEVCELTGVVAVLFCGICQAHYTYNNLSSDSRNRTKQLFELLNFLAENFIFTYIGVSMFTFPKHHFDPWFIFAGFVTSFLGRAVNIYPLSFLLNLGRKPPIPMNFQHMLFFSGLRGAMSFALAIRNTVSESRQAMLTTTSLIVIATVVLQGGAATHALAYLRIPTGQGQNDENEALPYRDVRSLYQATDTGGATGRMVVKWDKGDNGVIMPWQLNHLAETPRGSGDGSSGEKARLARLWGAVDSRLLKPLLTHARPPLTETLPAFMRPIARVLTTTHQYTQADSTLRRTDSDSDLCIDENPVPTTIDPQLSINSRNGYGHV from the exons ATGAAAATCTTCAttggtttgagttttgttttgtattatttggCGGTATGTCGGGCTTCAGGGACGGACATCGCACTGGACGCGAAAGCGACGTTATTACATCGTATCGACAGCTTAAATCTCCTGATTTATACTTGCCTCCTGACCCTAACTGTGCTGACGATTTGGGTATTCAAACACCGTCGGGTGAGCTGGCTGAACGAAACAGGACTAGCTGTGATATATG GACTGATAGTAGGTGCAATCATTCGCTATGCAGGCAGTACGAACCAAGTCACATACATTGATGCACATCCAGACCCCGACACGAAATACAACCTGTCCGTACCACCGGATGTGCTACGGTTCCATTTCCCAGACAAAATACAGATCTCTTCCGGAG AAATCCCAGTACCAAATAAGACATACGCTTATAGCTTCAGAGGTGAAATTCACAACTTGGAGCAAAATGAGATAGATCTGAAAGCTACATTTGATCCTGAAATATTTTTCAACATCATTTTACCTCCTATAATATTCCACGCGGGATATTGCCTCAAAAGA AAATACTTCTTCCGCAACTTAGGCGCCATATTGACGTTCGCAATGGTCGGTACGGCTCTGTCGGCGCTGGTGATCGGTGCTATAATGTATGGTTGTGTACAGTTGATGCCGAAGTCCTTAGCAGCCAGTTTTACCTTCCTCGACACTTTATACTTCGGGGCTCTCATTTCGCCTACCGACCCGCTCACTATTCTTGCCATATTCTCCCAGTTAAAG GTGGACGTCAACCTATACGCTATGATATTCGGCGAGAGTGTCCTCAACGACGCGGTGGCTTTAGTACTCAGCGG AGCCATCCAGAACTATGAGAAGAGGTACTCAAATGACGGCGGGTTCGAGATCACAGCGTTTCTCGGCGCCATCGGAGACTTCATCGGGATATTCAGCCTGTCGCTCCTCGTTGGAGCCCTGATGGGCTGCTTCACTGCATTGATATc GAAGTTCACCCACGTGCGGGAGTGGCCGCTGCTGGAGTCAGCACTCTTCGTATTGATGTCGTACGCCGCGTTCCTCATCGCTGAAGTCTGTGAACTTACAG GTGTAGTAGCAGTATTATTCTGCGGCATATGCCAAGCGCACTATACATACAACAACTTGTCGTCTGACTCCCGCAACCGCACCAAACAGCTGTTCGAGCTGCTCAACTTCCTGGCAGAGAACTTCATATTCACATACATCGGCGTCTCCATGTTCACATTCCCAAAACACCACTTCGACCCCTGGTTCATCTTCGCTGGATTT gtaacttCATTCTTGGGTCGAGCGGTGAACATCTACCCGCTATCGTTTCTGCTCAATCTCGGACGGAAGCCACCCATCCCGATGAACTTCCAACACATGCTTTTCTTCTCAG GTCTCCGCGGCGCGATGTCGTTCGCCCTAGCCATCCGCAACACAGTGTCCGAGTCCAGACAAGCCATGTTGACGACCACCTCTCTCATCGTCATCGCGACTGTCGTGCTGCAAGGCGGGGCCGCGACACACGCTCTCGCCTACCTGCGTATACCTACTGG ACAAGGACAAAACGATGAAAACGAGGCATTGCCGTACCGCGACGTGAGAAGT CTGTACCAGGCCACGGACACTGGCGGAGCG ACTGGCCGCATGGTAGTTAAATGGGACAAAGGCGACAATGGAGTGATAATGCCTTGGCAACTAAACCATTTGGCA GAAACGCCGCGAGGCTCAGGCGACGGTAGTAGCGGGGAGAAGGCCCGCCTCGCGCGGCTATGGGGTGCAGTAGACTCAAGATTGCTGAAGCCCCTACTTACCCACGCCCGGCCGCCGCTCACGGAGACCCTCCCTGCTTTCATGAGGCCCATCGCTCGGGTGCTCACCACCACGCATCAGTACACGCAAGCT GATAGCACACTACGCCGAACGGACTCTGATTCGGATCTCTGCATCGATGAGAACCCAGTGCCCACAACTATAGATCCTCAG
- the LOC126377009 gene encoding sodium/hydrogen exchanger 6 isoform X6, whose translation MKIFIGLSFVLYYLAVCRASGTDIALDAKATLLHRIDSLNLLIYTCLLTLTVLTIWVFKHRRVSWLNETGLAVIYGLIVGAIIRYAGSTNQVTYIDAHPDPDTKYNLSVPPDVLRFHFPDKIQISSGEIPVPNKTYAYSFRGEIHNLEQNEIDLKATFDPEIFFNIILPPIIFHAGYCLKRKYFFRNLGAILTFAMVGTALSALVIGAIMYGCVQLMPKSLAASFTFLDTLYFGALISPTDPLTILAIFSQLKVDVNLYAMIFGESVLNDAVALVLSGAIQNYEKRYSNDGGFEITAFLGAIGDFIGIFSLSLLVGALMGCFTALISKFTHVREWPLLESALFVLMSYAAFLIAEVCELTGVVAVLFCGICQAHYTYNNLSSDSRNRTKQLFELLNFLAENFIFTYIGVSMFTFPKHHFDPWFIFAGFVTSFLGRAVNIYPLSFLLNLGRKPPIPMNFQHMLFFSGLRGAMSFALAIRNTVSESRQAMLTTTSLIVIATVVLQGGAATHALAYLRIPTGQGQNDENEALPYRDVRSETPRGSGDGSSGEKARLARLWGAVDSRLLKPLLTHARPPLTETLPAFMRPIARVLTTTHQYTQADSTLRRTDSDSDLCIDENPVPTTIDPQLSINSRNGYGHV comes from the exons ATGAAAATCTTCAttggtttgagttttgttttgtattatttggCGGTATGTCGGGCTTCAGGGACGGACATCGCACTGGACGCGAAAGCGACGTTATTACATCGTATCGACAGCTTAAATCTCCTGATTTATACTTGCCTCCTGACCCTAACTGTGCTGACGATTTGGGTATTCAAACACCGTCGGGTGAGCTGGCTGAACGAAACAGGACTAGCTGTGATATATG GACTGATAGTAGGTGCAATCATTCGCTATGCAGGCAGTACGAACCAAGTCACATACATTGATGCACATCCAGACCCCGACACGAAATACAACCTGTCCGTACCACCGGATGTGCTACGGTTCCATTTCCCAGACAAAATACAGATCTCTTCCGGAG AAATCCCAGTACCAAATAAGACATACGCTTATAGCTTCAGAGGTGAAATTCACAACTTGGAGCAAAATGAGATAGATCTGAAAGCTACATTTGATCCTGAAATATTTTTCAACATCATTTTACCTCCTATAATATTCCACGCGGGATATTGCCTCAAAAGA AAATACTTCTTCCGCAACTTAGGCGCCATATTGACGTTCGCAATGGTCGGTACGGCTCTGTCGGCGCTGGTGATCGGTGCTATAATGTATGGTTGTGTACAGTTGATGCCGAAGTCCTTAGCAGCCAGTTTTACCTTCCTCGACACTTTATACTTCGGGGCTCTCATTTCGCCTACCGACCCGCTCACTATTCTTGCCATATTCTCCCAGTTAAAG GTGGACGTCAACCTATACGCTATGATATTCGGCGAGAGTGTCCTCAACGACGCGGTGGCTTTAGTACTCAGCGG AGCCATCCAGAACTATGAGAAGAGGTACTCAAATGACGGCGGGTTCGAGATCACAGCGTTTCTCGGCGCCATCGGAGACTTCATCGGGATATTCAGCCTGTCGCTCCTCGTTGGAGCCCTGATGGGCTGCTTCACTGCATTGATATc GAAGTTCACCCACGTGCGGGAGTGGCCGCTGCTGGAGTCAGCACTCTTCGTATTGATGTCGTACGCCGCGTTCCTCATCGCTGAAGTCTGTGAACTTACAG GTGTAGTAGCAGTATTATTCTGCGGCATATGCCAAGCGCACTATACATACAACAACTTGTCGTCTGACTCCCGCAACCGCACCAAACAGCTGTTCGAGCTGCTCAACTTCCTGGCAGAGAACTTCATATTCACATACATCGGCGTCTCCATGTTCACATTCCCAAAACACCACTTCGACCCCTGGTTCATCTTCGCTGGATTT gtaacttCATTCTTGGGTCGAGCGGTGAACATCTACCCGCTATCGTTTCTGCTCAATCTCGGACGGAAGCCACCCATCCCGATGAACTTCCAACACATGCTTTTCTTCTCAG GTCTCCGCGGCGCGATGTCGTTCGCCCTAGCCATCCGCAACACAGTGTCCGAGTCCAGACAAGCCATGTTGACGACCACCTCTCTCATCGTCATCGCGACTGTCGTGCTGCAAGGCGGGGCCGCGACACACGCTCTCGCCTACCTGCGTATACCTACTGG ACAAGGACAAAACGATGAAAACGAGGCATTGCCGTACCGCGACGTGAGAAGT GAAACGCCGCGAGGCTCAGGCGACGGTAGTAGCGGGGAGAAGGCCCGCCTCGCGCGGCTATGGGGTGCAGTAGACTCAAGATTGCTGAAGCCCCTACTTACCCACGCCCGGCCGCCGCTCACGGAGACCCTCCCTGCTTTCATGAGGCCCATCGCTCGGGTGCTCACCACCACGCATCAGTACACGCAAGCT GATAGCACACTACGCCGAACGGACTCTGATTCGGATCTCTGCATCGATGAGAACCCAGTGCCCACAACTATAGATCCTCAG
- the LOC126377009 gene encoding sodium/hydrogen exchanger 7 isoform X5: protein MKIFIGLSFVLYYLAVCRASGTDIALDAKATLLHRIDSLNLLIYTCLLTLTVLTIWVFKHRRVSWLNETGLAVIYGLIVGAIIRYAGSTNQVTYIDAHPDPDTKYNLSVPPDVLRFHFPDKIQISSGEIPVPNKTYAYSFRGEIHNLEQNEIDLKATFDPEIFFNIILPPIIFHAGYCLKRKYFFRNLGAILTFAMVGTALSALVIGAIMYGCVQLMPKSLAASFTFLDTLYFGALISPTDPLTILAIFSQLKVDVNLYAMIFGESVLNDAVALVLSGAIQNYEKRYSNDGGFEITAFLGAIGDFIGIFSLSLLVGALMGCFTALISKFTHVREWPLLESALFVLMSYAAFLIAEVCELTGVVAVLFCGICQAHYTYNNLSSDSRNRTKQLFELLNFLAENFIFTYIGVSMFTFPKHHFDPWFIFAGFVTSFLGRAVNIYPLSFLLNLGRKPPIPMNFQHMLFFSGLRGAMSFALAIRNTVSESRQAMLTTTSLIVIATVVLQGGAATHALAYLRIPTGQGQNDENEALPYRDVRSLYQATDTGGAETPRGSGDGSSGEKARLARLWGAVDSRLLKPLLTHARPPLTETLPAFMRPIARVLTTTHQYTQADSTLRRTDSDSDLCIDENPVPTTIDPQLSINSRNGYGHV from the exons ATGAAAATCTTCAttggtttgagttttgttttgtattatttggCGGTATGTCGGGCTTCAGGGACGGACATCGCACTGGACGCGAAAGCGACGTTATTACATCGTATCGACAGCTTAAATCTCCTGATTTATACTTGCCTCCTGACCCTAACTGTGCTGACGATTTGGGTATTCAAACACCGTCGGGTGAGCTGGCTGAACGAAACAGGACTAGCTGTGATATATG GACTGATAGTAGGTGCAATCATTCGCTATGCAGGCAGTACGAACCAAGTCACATACATTGATGCACATCCAGACCCCGACACGAAATACAACCTGTCCGTACCACCGGATGTGCTACGGTTCCATTTCCCAGACAAAATACAGATCTCTTCCGGAG AAATCCCAGTACCAAATAAGACATACGCTTATAGCTTCAGAGGTGAAATTCACAACTTGGAGCAAAATGAGATAGATCTGAAAGCTACATTTGATCCTGAAATATTTTTCAACATCATTTTACCTCCTATAATATTCCACGCGGGATATTGCCTCAAAAGA AAATACTTCTTCCGCAACTTAGGCGCCATATTGACGTTCGCAATGGTCGGTACGGCTCTGTCGGCGCTGGTGATCGGTGCTATAATGTATGGTTGTGTACAGTTGATGCCGAAGTCCTTAGCAGCCAGTTTTACCTTCCTCGACACTTTATACTTCGGGGCTCTCATTTCGCCTACCGACCCGCTCACTATTCTTGCCATATTCTCCCAGTTAAAG GTGGACGTCAACCTATACGCTATGATATTCGGCGAGAGTGTCCTCAACGACGCGGTGGCTTTAGTACTCAGCGG AGCCATCCAGAACTATGAGAAGAGGTACTCAAATGACGGCGGGTTCGAGATCACAGCGTTTCTCGGCGCCATCGGAGACTTCATCGGGATATTCAGCCTGTCGCTCCTCGTTGGAGCCCTGATGGGCTGCTTCACTGCATTGATATc GAAGTTCACCCACGTGCGGGAGTGGCCGCTGCTGGAGTCAGCACTCTTCGTATTGATGTCGTACGCCGCGTTCCTCATCGCTGAAGTCTGTGAACTTACAG GTGTAGTAGCAGTATTATTCTGCGGCATATGCCAAGCGCACTATACATACAACAACTTGTCGTCTGACTCCCGCAACCGCACCAAACAGCTGTTCGAGCTGCTCAACTTCCTGGCAGAGAACTTCATATTCACATACATCGGCGTCTCCATGTTCACATTCCCAAAACACCACTTCGACCCCTGGTTCATCTTCGCTGGATTT gtaacttCATTCTTGGGTCGAGCGGTGAACATCTACCCGCTATCGTTTCTGCTCAATCTCGGACGGAAGCCACCCATCCCGATGAACTTCCAACACATGCTTTTCTTCTCAG GTCTCCGCGGCGCGATGTCGTTCGCCCTAGCCATCCGCAACACAGTGTCCGAGTCCAGACAAGCCATGTTGACGACCACCTCTCTCATCGTCATCGCGACTGTCGTGCTGCAAGGCGGGGCCGCGACACACGCTCTCGCCTACCTGCGTATACCTACTGG ACAAGGACAAAACGATGAAAACGAGGCATTGCCGTACCGCGACGTGAGAAGT CTGTACCAGGCCACGGACACTGGCGGAGCG GAAACGCCGCGAGGCTCAGGCGACGGTAGTAGCGGGGAGAAGGCCCGCCTCGCGCGGCTATGGGGTGCAGTAGACTCAAGATTGCTGAAGCCCCTACTTACCCACGCCCGGCCGCCGCTCACGGAGACCCTCCCTGCTTTCATGAGGCCCATCGCTCGGGTGCTCACCACCACGCATCAGTACACGCAAGCT GATAGCACACTACGCCGAACGGACTCTGATTCGGATCTCTGCATCGATGAGAACCCAGTGCCCACAACTATAGATCCTCAG
- the LOC126377009 gene encoding sodium/hydrogen exchanger 7 isoform X2 encodes MKIFIGLSFVLYYLAVCRASGTDIALDAKATLLHRIDSLNLLIYTCLLTLTVLTIWVFKHRRVSWLNETGLAVIYGLIVGAIIRYAGSTNQVTYIDAHPDPDTKYNLSVPPDVLRFHFPDKIQISSGEIPVPNKTYAYSFRGEIHNLEQNEIDLKATFDPEIFFNIILPPIIFHAGYCLKRKYFFRNLGAILTFAMVGTALSALVIGAIMYGCVQLMPKSLAASFTFLDTLYFGALISPTDPLTILAIFSQLKVDVNLYAMIFGESVLNDAVALVLSGAIQNYEKRYSNDGGFEITAFLGAIGDFIGIFSLSLLVGALMGCFTALISKFTHVREWPLLESALFVLMSYAAFLIAEVCELTGVVAVLFCGICQAHYTYNNLSSDSRNRTKQLFELLNFLAENFIFTYIGVSMFTFPKHHFDPWFIFAGFVTSFLGRAVNIYPLSFLLNLGRKPPIPMNFQHMLFFSGLRGAMSFALAIRNTVSESRQAMLTTTSLIVIATVVLQGGAATHALAYLRIPTGQGQNDENEALPYRDVRSLYQATDTGGAPADIGLGLRNLDPAQTSCDRAAETPRGSGDGSSGEKARLARLWGAVDSRLLKPLLTHARPPLTETLPAFMRPIARVLTTTHQYTQADSTLRRTDSDSDLCIDENPVPTTIDPQLSINSRNGYGHV; translated from the exons ATGAAAATCTTCAttggtttgagttttgttttgtattatttggCGGTATGTCGGGCTTCAGGGACGGACATCGCACTGGACGCGAAAGCGACGTTATTACATCGTATCGACAGCTTAAATCTCCTGATTTATACTTGCCTCCTGACCCTAACTGTGCTGACGATTTGGGTATTCAAACACCGTCGGGTGAGCTGGCTGAACGAAACAGGACTAGCTGTGATATATG GACTGATAGTAGGTGCAATCATTCGCTATGCAGGCAGTACGAACCAAGTCACATACATTGATGCACATCCAGACCCCGACACGAAATACAACCTGTCCGTACCACCGGATGTGCTACGGTTCCATTTCCCAGACAAAATACAGATCTCTTCCGGAG AAATCCCAGTACCAAATAAGACATACGCTTATAGCTTCAGAGGTGAAATTCACAACTTGGAGCAAAATGAGATAGATCTGAAAGCTACATTTGATCCTGAAATATTTTTCAACATCATTTTACCTCCTATAATATTCCACGCGGGATATTGCCTCAAAAGA AAATACTTCTTCCGCAACTTAGGCGCCATATTGACGTTCGCAATGGTCGGTACGGCTCTGTCGGCGCTGGTGATCGGTGCTATAATGTATGGTTGTGTACAGTTGATGCCGAAGTCCTTAGCAGCCAGTTTTACCTTCCTCGACACTTTATACTTCGGGGCTCTCATTTCGCCTACCGACCCGCTCACTATTCTTGCCATATTCTCCCAGTTAAAG GTGGACGTCAACCTATACGCTATGATATTCGGCGAGAGTGTCCTCAACGACGCGGTGGCTTTAGTACTCAGCGG AGCCATCCAGAACTATGAGAAGAGGTACTCAAATGACGGCGGGTTCGAGATCACAGCGTTTCTCGGCGCCATCGGAGACTTCATCGGGATATTCAGCCTGTCGCTCCTCGTTGGAGCCCTGATGGGCTGCTTCACTGCATTGATATc GAAGTTCACCCACGTGCGGGAGTGGCCGCTGCTGGAGTCAGCACTCTTCGTATTGATGTCGTACGCCGCGTTCCTCATCGCTGAAGTCTGTGAACTTACAG GTGTAGTAGCAGTATTATTCTGCGGCATATGCCAAGCGCACTATACATACAACAACTTGTCGTCTGACTCCCGCAACCGCACCAAACAGCTGTTCGAGCTGCTCAACTTCCTGGCAGAGAACTTCATATTCACATACATCGGCGTCTCCATGTTCACATTCCCAAAACACCACTTCGACCCCTGGTTCATCTTCGCTGGATTT gtaacttCATTCTTGGGTCGAGCGGTGAACATCTACCCGCTATCGTTTCTGCTCAATCTCGGACGGAAGCCACCCATCCCGATGAACTTCCAACACATGCTTTTCTTCTCAG GTCTCCGCGGCGCGATGTCGTTCGCCCTAGCCATCCGCAACACAGTGTCCGAGTCCAGACAAGCCATGTTGACGACCACCTCTCTCATCGTCATCGCGACTGTCGTGCTGCAAGGCGGGGCCGCGACACACGCTCTCGCCTACCTGCGTATACCTACTGG ACAAGGACAAAACGATGAAAACGAGGCATTGCCGTACCGCGACGTGAGAAGT CTGTACCAGGCCACGGACACTGGCGGAGCG CCGGCTGACATAGGGTTGGGCCTCAGAAATTTGGACCCGGCGCAAACGAGTTGCGACAGGGCAGCA GAAACGCCGCGAGGCTCAGGCGACGGTAGTAGCGGGGAGAAGGCCCGCCTCGCGCGGCTATGGGGTGCAGTAGACTCAAGATTGCTGAAGCCCCTACTTACCCACGCCCGGCCGCCGCTCACGGAGACCCTCCCTGCTTTCATGAGGCCCATCGCTCGGGTGCTCACCACCACGCATCAGTACACGCAAGCT GATAGCACACTACGCCGAACGGACTCTGATTCGGATCTCTGCATCGATGAGAACCCAGTGCCCACAACTATAGATCCTCAG
- the LOC126377009 gene encoding sodium/hydrogen exchanger 7 isoform X4 encodes MKIFIGLSFVLYYLAVCRASGTDIALDAKATLLHRIDSLNLLIYTCLLTLTVLTIWVFKHRRVSWLNETGLAVIYGLIVGAIIRYAGSTNQVTYIDAHPDPDTKYNLSVPPDVLRFHFPDKIQISSGEIPVPNKTYAYSFRGEIHNLEQNEIDLKATFDPEIFFNIILPPIIFHAGYCLKRKYFFRNLGAILTFAMVGTALSALVIGAIMYGCVQLMPKSLAASFTFLDTLYFGALISPTDPLTILAIFSQLKVDVNLYAMIFGESVLNDAVALVLSGAIQNYEKRYSNDGGFEITAFLGAIGDFIGIFSLSLLVGALMGCFTALISKFTHVREWPLLESALFVLMSYAAFLIAEVCELTGVVAVLFCGICQAHYTYNNLSSDSRNRTKQLFELLNFLAENFIFTYIGVSMFTFPKHHFDPWFIFAGFVTSFLGRAVNIYPLSFLLNLGRKPPIPMNFQHMLFFSGLRGAMSFALAIRNTVSESRQAMLTTTSLIVIATVVLQGGAATHALAYLRIPTGQGQNDENEALPYRDVRSPADIGLGLRNLDPAQTSCDRAAETPRGSGDGSSGEKARLARLWGAVDSRLLKPLLTHARPPLTETLPAFMRPIARVLTTTHQYTQADSTLRRTDSDSDLCIDENPVPTTIDPQLSINSRNGYGHV; translated from the exons ATGAAAATCTTCAttggtttgagttttgttttgtattatttggCGGTATGTCGGGCTTCAGGGACGGACATCGCACTGGACGCGAAAGCGACGTTATTACATCGTATCGACAGCTTAAATCTCCTGATTTATACTTGCCTCCTGACCCTAACTGTGCTGACGATTTGGGTATTCAAACACCGTCGGGTGAGCTGGCTGAACGAAACAGGACTAGCTGTGATATATG GACTGATAGTAGGTGCAATCATTCGCTATGCAGGCAGTACGAACCAAGTCACATACATTGATGCACATCCAGACCCCGACACGAAATACAACCTGTCCGTACCACCGGATGTGCTACGGTTCCATTTCCCAGACAAAATACAGATCTCTTCCGGAG AAATCCCAGTACCAAATAAGACATACGCTTATAGCTTCAGAGGTGAAATTCACAACTTGGAGCAAAATGAGATAGATCTGAAAGCTACATTTGATCCTGAAATATTTTTCAACATCATTTTACCTCCTATAATATTCCACGCGGGATATTGCCTCAAAAGA AAATACTTCTTCCGCAACTTAGGCGCCATATTGACGTTCGCAATGGTCGGTACGGCTCTGTCGGCGCTGGTGATCGGTGCTATAATGTATGGTTGTGTACAGTTGATGCCGAAGTCCTTAGCAGCCAGTTTTACCTTCCTCGACACTTTATACTTCGGGGCTCTCATTTCGCCTACCGACCCGCTCACTATTCTTGCCATATTCTCCCAGTTAAAG GTGGACGTCAACCTATACGCTATGATATTCGGCGAGAGTGTCCTCAACGACGCGGTGGCTTTAGTACTCAGCGG AGCCATCCAGAACTATGAGAAGAGGTACTCAAATGACGGCGGGTTCGAGATCACAGCGTTTCTCGGCGCCATCGGAGACTTCATCGGGATATTCAGCCTGTCGCTCCTCGTTGGAGCCCTGATGGGCTGCTTCACTGCATTGATATc GAAGTTCACCCACGTGCGGGAGTGGCCGCTGCTGGAGTCAGCACTCTTCGTATTGATGTCGTACGCCGCGTTCCTCATCGCTGAAGTCTGTGAACTTACAG GTGTAGTAGCAGTATTATTCTGCGGCATATGCCAAGCGCACTATACATACAACAACTTGTCGTCTGACTCCCGCAACCGCACCAAACAGCTGTTCGAGCTGCTCAACTTCCTGGCAGAGAACTTCATATTCACATACATCGGCGTCTCCATGTTCACATTCCCAAAACACCACTTCGACCCCTGGTTCATCTTCGCTGGATTT gtaacttCATTCTTGGGTCGAGCGGTGAACATCTACCCGCTATCGTTTCTGCTCAATCTCGGACGGAAGCCACCCATCCCGATGAACTTCCAACACATGCTTTTCTTCTCAG GTCTCCGCGGCGCGATGTCGTTCGCCCTAGCCATCCGCAACACAGTGTCCGAGTCCAGACAAGCCATGTTGACGACCACCTCTCTCATCGTCATCGCGACTGTCGTGCTGCAAGGCGGGGCCGCGACACACGCTCTCGCCTACCTGCGTATACCTACTGG ACAAGGACAAAACGATGAAAACGAGGCATTGCCGTACCGCGACGTGAGAAGT CCGGCTGACATAGGGTTGGGCCTCAGAAATTTGGACCCGGCGCAAACGAGTTGCGACAGGGCAGCA GAAACGCCGCGAGGCTCAGGCGACGGTAGTAGCGGGGAGAAGGCCCGCCTCGCGCGGCTATGGGGTGCAGTAGACTCAAGATTGCTGAAGCCCCTACTTACCCACGCCCGGCCGCCGCTCACGGAGACCCTCCCTGCTTTCATGAGGCCCATCGCTCGGGTGCTCACCACCACGCATCAGTACACGCAAGCT GATAGCACACTACGCCGAACGGACTCTGATTCGGATCTCTGCATCGATGAGAACCCAGTGCCCACAACTATAGATCCTCAG